A stretch of DNA from Desulfovibrio gilichinskyi:
AGTATAAAGTAGAATTTAACGAATTGCAGGGACACCTTGAAAAACTGGTTAAAAAGCAGAATAAAATGCTTTTTTTAAGAGCGGATAAAAGCGTTCCTTACGGTGATGTTGTCCGCGTTATGGGTGAGATTAAAGCCGCGGGCATCGATAGGATGGGAGTTGTGGCTGAACCTGTAGAGCAGAAAAGTATAAAATAAACGGGTACTGAAGGTTTGTCACATATATCTAAGATGATCGGGAACTCTTTTGCAGGGTGTATTTACTGATGAGAATTATCGGTCTCTTAATCTCATTATTGCTACACGCAGGCTTAATTATACTGGCTATGACATGGTCGGTTTCTTCACCTGTGAAAATTTCGCTTGATATGCCTGTATACCAAGTTGATTTAGTTTCGCTCGCTCCATCTCCACAGGCTCCTGAAGCAACAACTGTTCCGGCCAGCACTCCTTCACCGCCGATGGCAAAACCTGACGCGATTCCTCTTCCTGAAGACGCTGCGCCTAAAAAGATACCTAAGGCTCCTGAAAATCCGGTGAAAGCTCCTGAAGTTAAACCTGTTGCTAAACCTATACCAAAGCCTGCGCCCAAACCTGAACCTGAGGTTGAGAAAATTTCCCCTAAAAAAGTAAAGACAACTCACCCTCCTAAAAAAGAACCTGAGAAATCAGAGGTTAAAAAGGCAGAGATTAAAAAGCCCGAGTCTAAAAAAGCTCCTCAAAAGAAAGAGGCTCCTAAAAAGCCTGCTAAACCTGAAATGACAGCTGAAGAAGCTTTGGCTGCAGACCTTGCCTCAATTGGTAATTTGGTGGAGAATAAAGAAAAAGCTAAGCAGAGTGACGTTGCCAAAGACCTCGCTTCCCTTACCGGAACGGCAAAGTCAACTGCTGTACAGGGATCTGCTGAAGGTTCGGGTACTTCCGGGCTTGTTCAAGTGTACGGGGCTATTGTAATGCAGGAAGTTAAAAAGCATTGGCGTTATCCTGTATTCGGACAAAAAGATAATTTGGCTGCTCGCGTACAAGTTTCTGTTAAAGCATCCGGTGAAATTACTGAGCTAAAACTTCTTGAATCATCTGGAAATGTTGATTTTGATGATTCTGTGCTGTCGGCTTTAAAAGATACAGAGGTTCTGCCTGAACCTCCCGGAAGTTCAATTCGAACAATTATTGTTAACTTTAACCTGCATGACCTTGATCAGTAGGTTCGGTTTTATATTATGAGCAAAAAAAAATACTCTTTATTGCAATGTGTTGTAGTTCTTATTGCGGCAGTTATGATTTTTACACTTGCTGCGGGCAGTTCCAAAGCCTCAGATACACTTGCTGTTGATATCTACGGCCCCGGACAGCGTAAAATTAATATTATTTTGTTAACTCCTAAGACATTACCTGACGGTAAATATAAGGGGTCACAAAATAAGGATTTACCGTTACCTGATGAAGCTAATGTCTTTGAAAAAGAGATTAAGCAGGACCTTTTATATCTTCCTTTTTTAAATTTTGTTCCTATTTCCAGCATCTTGGGCGGAGATCCATCGCGCGGAGTAACTCCGGAAGATGTTGACCTGAAACCTTTACGCCTTTCAAAGGTGGACCTAGTTTTAACAACTGGATGGGAAATTCAGGCCAATGGCGAGAAAATTCTGAAACTACGCGTCATTGGAACATATAACGGCCGTACAATTTTAGGAAAACAATATTCGAGAGTTACGGCTGATATGCTTCCGTTAATTGCGGACAGATTTTGCTCCTATTTGATGAAAACTTTAGCCGGGCGTGACGGTTTCTTTGAATCATCAATAGCTTTCGTAAGAAAGAACGGGAAAAACAAAGAAATTTTTACGATAAGTCCGCAAGGTAGGAATTTACATCAGGTAAGTTCGTCAGCCGGTTTAAATCTCAGTCCTAACTGGTCTCCTGATGGCAGTAAGCTCGTTTTCACACGGCTCGGCGTGAAACAGCATCTACTTTGTATATGGGATAAACATACAGGGAAAATTGAGCAAAAAGCTTTCCCGGGAAATACTGTTATCGGGCCTGCTTTTTTACCGGACGGAAATATTGCCGCAACTTTAACCATGAATGGTGCTTCGGATATTTTCTTGATTGACAGCAAGTTTAAGCCGGTAAAAGCATTAGGTAAAAGCTGGGCGATTGAAGTTTCTCCTGATTTTGACCGTACAGCCAGTAAGATGGTTTTTACTTCAGGAAGATTTGGTAATCCTCATATCTTTATTCTTAATATGGCGACAGGGCAGGTTGATCGCGTGACGTATGATGGTAAATATAATACAAACCCGACAATAAGTCCTGATGGTCGATTTGTAGCGTTTTCCCGTCAAACTCCCGCTGGGCACAGAATTTTTGTTCATGATATGAGTTCAGGCGTTGAGCGGCAATTAACTTTCGGACCCGGAAGTGACGAAGACCCGGCATTTGGGCCTGATGGGTACTTTATTGCTTTTTCATCAAGCAGAAGCGGAGAGTACAAAATTTATTTAACAACTCGGCATGGAGATGCTGCTATGGCCGTACCTACAGGAGCTGGAAGTGCCACAGCACCTGCATGGGGCAAAGCTCAAGATTAGTTTTTTAGATATTGAGCTTTTTATTTGATGAAATAATTATAATTTTGTTATAGATTTTAACAGTTCTGTTTCGTGATAACTTGATTTTTTTGTAAAACACTTTAATGTAGTAACATTGTAAGTTAAAATAATTGAGCGTTTTCCACTTTATGTGGGCAATACTCCTGTCCTTTAAAATTCCTTTTCAGGAGGGCAAATGAAAGCTAGAGCTATAATTTTATGTGTGATGTTCATGTTGATCGCCAGTTTTAGTGTCGGTTGTTCTAAAAAACGTGTTGAATCTTCTACCGCTTCTCCTGCGGTTGAAGAAAGAATGAATAATCAGCAGGAAAGCGAAAGAGCGAGACAGGAAGAACTTGCTAGACAGCAAAGAGAAAAAGAACTTCAGGAACAGGCTCTTGAAGAAGAGCGCAGATCTTCTGAAGTAAATAAAGAATTTGAAGCCAGTGTTGCTGAATTGGGGAATATAATTCATTTTGATTTCGATTCATTCGAAATCAAACCTGAGTATCGTCCGCTTTTACAGACAAAGGCTGAACTTCTTAAAAAATATCCTAATGTAACAATCGTTATTGAAGGATTCTGTGATGACCGCGGTACTGAAGAATATAACCTTGCACTGGGTGAACGTCGTGCCCGTGCTGCTTATGAATTTTTGATCTTGCTTGGAGTGGCTCCAGAAAGGCTTAGCATTGTAAGTTTTGGAGAAGAAAATCCAATTGACCCTGCTCAAAATGAAACTGCGTGGGAAATGAACCGCAGAGTTCAGTTTAAGACAGCTTATTAATTACAGTTTTTTAAATAATTCTATTAAAAACCCCTTCGCTTTCATCTGAAAGCG
This window harbors:
- a CDS encoding TonB family protein; its protein translation is MRIIGLLISLLLHAGLIILAMTWSVSSPVKISLDMPVYQVDLVSLAPSPQAPEATTVPASTPSPPMAKPDAIPLPEDAAPKKIPKAPENPVKAPEVKPVAKPIPKPAPKPEPEVEKISPKKVKTTHPPKKEPEKSEVKKAEIKKPESKKAPQKKEAPKKPAKPEMTAEEALAADLASIGNLVENKEKAKQSDVAKDLASLTGTAKSTAVQGSAEGSGTSGLVQVYGAIVMQEVKKHWRYPVFGQKDNLAARVQVSVKASGEITELKLLESSGNVDFDDSVLSALKDTEVLPEPPGSSIRTIIVNFNLHDLDQ
- a CDS encoding PD40 domain-containing protein codes for the protein MSKKKYSLLQCVVVLIAAVMIFTLAAGSSKASDTLAVDIYGPGQRKINIILLTPKTLPDGKYKGSQNKDLPLPDEANVFEKEIKQDLLYLPFLNFVPISSILGGDPSRGVTPEDVDLKPLRLSKVDLVLTTGWEIQANGEKILKLRVIGTYNGRTILGKQYSRVTADMLPLIADRFCSYLMKTLAGRDGFFESSIAFVRKNGKNKEIFTISPQGRNLHQVSSSAGLNLSPNWSPDGSKLVFTRLGVKQHLLCIWDKHTGKIEQKAFPGNTVIGPAFLPDGNIAATLTMNGASDIFLIDSKFKPVKALGKSWAIEVSPDFDRTASKMVFTSGRFGNPHIFILNMATGQVDRVTYDGKYNTNPTISPDGRFVAFSRQTPAGHRIFVHDMSSGVERQLTFGPGSDEDPAFGPDGYFIAFSSSRSGEYKIYLTTRHGDAAMAVPTGAGSATAPAWGKAQD
- the pal gene encoding peptidoglycan-associated lipoprotein Pal, with amino-acid sequence MKARAIILCVMFMLIASFSVGCSKKRVESSTASPAVEERMNNQQESERARQEELARQQREKELQEQALEEERRSSEVNKEFEASVAELGNIIHFDFDSFEIKPEYRPLLQTKAELLKKYPNVTIVIEGFCDDRGTEEYNLALGERRARAAYEFLILLGVAPERLSIVSFGEENPIDPAQNETAWEMNRRVQFKTAY